A window of Pseudoliparis swirei isolate HS2019 ecotype Mariana Trench chromosome 2, NWPU_hadal_v1, whole genome shotgun sequence genomic DNA:
TGGGGCATTAGTTCTCAACTGGTGAGGGACAGTGTTTCTCAACTGTGGTGGGTGTAAGTGTGGTTTGTGTGGGGCAATGGTTCGCCACTGGTCTGGGGAAGTGGTTCATAACTGGTCTGGGGCACTAGTTCTCACCTATTGTGAGGCAGTGTTTCtaaactggtctggggcagtggttctgcAGTGGTTCGCCACTGGTTTGGGGaagtggttcttaaatggtctGGGGAAATGGTTCTCAActagtctggggcagtggttatcgactggtctggggctgtgatTATcgactggtctggggctgttaGGACTCAGCCAGCCGGGGTCCCACCTCAGCCCGATCGCATGAGACACCCGGTACCTCGGAGCGCGCTGCCAGAGAGTTTCGCGCCTGGCGACGAGGACGAGCCGGGCGCTCCGGCGCACACCTGAAGCCACTCTGCTCACGTTGCAGCTGCACCTCGTAGCTCGTTACATGGGGAGTTAAGTAGAAGGACTGCCAGTAGCTCGCTGCGAGTTCGTTCCAGAAGCTCAAGAAGAGAGATCGTTGAACCCTGGAGTTTTTTGTGTCGGAGCTTTATTGTTTCGTGTGGATTATCGTGGATGAACTTTTTCCCGTGGATTTTTCGagagtgagtttttgtttgcttgttttccaCTGCCAATTAAGGAGGCAGTTTTTCTTTCGTTTCTCGGAACTTTCCGCTCCCTTAGTTATTCAAATAAAGTACGCCGTGTTTTTTTCGGCTAAACATTAACACTGTCTGTTGTCGTGCACTTGGGATCGAAGACAAACCATAACAGGGGCAGTgattctcaactggtctggggcggtggttctcaactggtttGGAGCAGTGGATCCCACCATCACCCCTGAAAGACAAGCCGAGACTGAAGTCGAAGAACATTTTCAACTTCTCTAACCGATTTAATGGAAAGATGATGCAGTTTGAACTTGAGATAGTttagaatatcacagtatgcaccaCAAACTAGTTAGTAATAtacccttttacagtcaattataaaCCAAAAAGTGCATCTTaggtaataaatatactttattgttTTTGGTAATCTAAACTTTGTTGTCGCTTACCATTTTAGGTTATTCACTGGACTTGAACtgtttacatttcaataaaaacttgaaaaatgGGGGAAGAGTTCTAAAACTTTGACCGGTCGGATATTGTATCCTTGTGTAAAAAAGACTGTTTCTGTGTTTGAGGACAGAGTTCTGATTCAACCTGTGAATTGATCGGACCTCTGAACTACTCTTGCAATTGCAGCGACGATACCTTGTCGGTAACCAGAATAATACATCTTAATTCTTAAAAATAGTTTGACGAGTATTACAGATATCCAACCCGGCTACCAATCTTTGAACAACCTTTTTAATCAGAAACtattattttttccccctgaagggttatttgggagtttttcctggtccgatgtgaggttttggggcagggatgtctgtgtgcagattgtaaagcactccgagacaaatttgtaattggtgaaattgggctatacaaataaactgaattgaattgaattgaacataatTTGATCGTTTGGAAGCgtccgtcatccagacgcagttcATGGAGAAGCAGTCTGCGGCTACggatactattatatatatctttgaaCAAAGATGTCAATAGTCAGCTGGTCACATAACCATTCATTTAATTTGCAGAATACAACACACAGTGACAAAGTATAGTACACAGAACTTGAGTATGCAATTTTGAACACACTCATTGGACTGAAGCTGCTGTGCTAACATGGTAGTCACAGCTTTAAAGATCTTTGAGCTCGGGTTCATTGTGCaactaatgaaataaaatacataaacggCTTCTCGAGAACACAGCAAACTCAATTGCAAATGTGACTATTTCTGGAGAGCGAGGACCGGTGAAATTAGTTGCGTTAGCTAAAGTGAAGTTGGTAGCCTTCCGGTCTGCAGGACAAAGGAGAGAAGACATGTGACCAAAACTGCCCTTCGAATAAAGATAAGTGCAGATAAGAGTGTgacagggaaagagagacatatctattgtacatgtgtgtgtctgtgaccgagggggagagagaggctgtgtgtgagtgtgttgtatAACTTTATCTCCATAAATCACATTATCAGGATGCTCATCTTTATTctttgaatgaataaaatattaaagCAATCAGCCTTCATTTCCTTCCCTGGTGATGTCAGGATTACAAACTTACATTAAAGTAACTGTCGCTTTTTTTTTGCTCACAAGAAAACAAAGCAGGCCATCATTTGACCATGTGCCATTTTAGCTGCTCAGTTTGAATTTGAAAAGTCGTTTAAATTATGAAACATTACCACAAACcattgtggcatcacaaggggacaggtagtggagggacgctatATTCCCACTGAGTTACAGCGGCCACACAACAAAATGGCCGCTCTGGCTAAAACTACAcctcccagactgcctcaccactatcccagctgcaggtgcttagagtatctaattgaggcagggctgggaagcttaagaagatgcaggggagagaacacggaggaaaggagctggacaagccaggctTTAAAGGTCAgcctttttctcccccgggatGCTCTTTGTTGAAGTATGGacttttttgatttgtttgaatgaataaacattccccttcatttttaaacctttcaatttggcctgtttttactccttccttgcactgccccaccctagccgGCACTAAGGACAGCCTGTGACGTGACACTACATAACTCAAGAACATATTCTGTCTATTGAAATGGACCCATATGTTGACACTTACTTAATATGCAAATATAATTAAACACTATCTTCAAATATTTTGAAAGCTTAATGATTCATAACAGTTTGCCAACTCTCACAATTTCCTTGATAATTTTATTCACAGTATAAACTTCTGCATATAATTAAATCAATTTCATCTAATCagcaaactaaataaaatagttATGTCATAAGGAATAACTCGAAGACATGCATCATATAACTTTTTACTGCACTGACTTCAACTTGAAATTGCTTCAGTTTATTTAGAAATAACaagaatataaaaacaaaagatttattgacttcatttaaatgtgtaacATTTCAactacatatttaaaatgttggaaAAACAGTACTTTCCCGTTTTAACTATTTTAACTAGCCGTTACACCTTTCTAGTTTACTTCAGTGAGTTGGTAACAACACCAAATACATTTCCATTTTCACAATAAGTTGTGTTGATTTTACTCATCAGTCTGACCTTACTGGATATTAGTATCACAAGAGCCGGGCTGCAGTATCTTGAGGGTGACTATGAGTTTCATAGATTTTCTAAACCAAGGGTAAAAGAAGGCATATATCAGCGGGTTAAGACATGAGTTGAAATATAGCAGCCAGACGAGGAAAGATAAGGATGAACTATTGTCTTCCATAACCTCACCTGTAAGGGATGGAGAGTAATATGGACAGAAACAGATCAgaaacacaaccacaacaacaccaaGAGTCCTGGCTGCTTTCATCTCAGATTTCTTAGCAGTTACACCGACTGGACGCTGTTTTGTGACAGATGCAATGTGGGTCCGCATGGCTTGAGCGTGAGACACGGCCACCACAAATATTCTCATGTACAGAAGTATGATGACAGTAACCGGGCCGATAAAGGTAAAGACAGCATCAACAGATCCTGTTACATTGTTAAGAACAACTACACACTCTCCGTAGCAGGAATAATGCACCTCAGGTTGTTTTAGAAAGTCCATCAAAATACAACTATTGTAGAGAACAGAGTAAATCCAACATAGACAGATACAGATCTTCATTCTGTCCAGAGTAACTCTGTTGTTATAATGTAGAGGGTCACAGATAGCCAT
This region includes:
- the LOC130202840 gene encoding trace amine-associated receptor 13c-like, whose protein sequence is METPEGAELCFPLLNNSCRKPEPPQLEGILINALLSFISVLTAALNLLIIISISHFRQLHSPTNLLILSLAVSDFLVGLLLMPVDLLFSETCWFLGDFMCALYYVMDFIITSSSVGNMVLISIDRYMAICDPLHYNNRVTLDRMKICICLCWIYSVLYNSCILMDFLKQPEVHYSCYGECVVVLNNVTGSVDAVFTFIGPVTVIILLYMRIFVVAVSHAQAMRTHIASVTKQRPVGVTAKKSEMKAARTLGVVVVVFLICFCPYYSPSLTGEVMEDNSSSLSFLVWLLYFNSCLNPLIYAFFYPWFRKSMKLIVTLKILQPGSCDTNIQ